Proteins co-encoded in one Azospirillum humicireducens genomic window:
- a CDS encoding flippase, giving the protein MSAGHRIFRNIRALAAAKAATMASGLVTAAWTARVLGPDSFGVLGFGTSLMAYAALFVNMGLSTYAIREIARDRDRNDHRDRAAELSEHVLTLRTVLALVVGAVYAVFILSLDKPMEVKAVLLVQAVQLLGNALVLDFVYQATEKMGVIATREIGTSIGSMLLVFLLVRGPEDAITAAAITGGSITVNALIMIGRFRRDFGRLRPRIDLTVWREILTAAAPMAVGVFAWAIFTHLDVVMLGFLAPHTEVGWYSAAVKIQTLANLVGNIVMNAFLPQLAASYGEIGPMRDRMRAYAGVMLAVGGLVIAGGFALAPSILGTLFGDAYAPATLALRLLMLASAVVYANMILGNPLLVWHRQTGYMVAMLSGGALNALLNIWWIPRYGIEGAAMATFTAELAATVAIAWIHRRAVGELYAGIAARAMLCAGAAIATAFALAHVGAPFFDRMPALVHFAAGSAAMVAVYALVSVLTGLVRPKRLRRLTSATA; this is encoded by the coding sequence ATGTCCGCTGGCCACCGCATCTTCCGGAACATCCGCGCCCTTGCCGCCGCGAAGGCGGCGACGATGGCGAGCGGGCTGGTCACCGCCGCCTGGACCGCGCGGGTGCTGGGGCCGGACAGCTTCGGCGTTCTGGGGTTCGGCACGTCGCTCATGGCCTATGCGGCCCTGTTCGTGAACATGGGGCTGTCCACCTACGCCATCCGCGAGATCGCGCGCGACCGCGATCGGAACGACCATCGCGACCGGGCAGCGGAACTGTCGGAGCATGTGCTGACGCTGCGCACCGTGCTGGCCCTGGTCGTGGGGGCCGTCTACGCAGTCTTCATCCTGTCGCTGGACAAGCCGATGGAGGTGAAGGCGGTTCTTCTGGTGCAGGCGGTCCAGTTGCTCGGGAACGCCCTGGTGCTCGACTTTGTTTACCAGGCGACGGAGAAGATGGGGGTGATCGCCACGCGGGAGATCGGGACCTCGATCGGCTCCATGCTTCTCGTCTTCCTCCTGGTGCGTGGCCCTGAGGACGCCATCACCGCGGCCGCCATCACCGGCGGATCCATCACCGTCAACGCGCTGATCATGATCGGCCGTTTCCGCCGCGATTTCGGCAGGCTGCGTCCGAGGATCGATCTGACAGTGTGGCGCGAGATCCTGACGGCGGCGGCGCCGATGGCGGTCGGCGTCTTCGCCTGGGCGATCTTCACCCATCTCGACGTGGTGATGCTGGGCTTCCTGGCTCCGCACACCGAGGTCGGCTGGTACAGCGCGGCGGTGAAGATCCAGACCCTGGCCAATCTGGTCGGCAACATCGTCATGAACGCCTTCCTGCCGCAGCTGGCCGCTTCCTATGGCGAGATCGGGCCGATGCGCGACCGGATGCGGGCCTATGCCGGGGTCATGCTGGCGGTCGGCGGGCTGGTCATCGCCGGTGGCTTCGCCCTGGCGCCGTCCATCCTCGGCACGCTGTTCGGCGACGCCTACGCCCCGGCGACGCTGGCGCTGCGGCTGCTGATGCTGGCCTCGGCGGTGGTCTACGCCAACATGATCCTGGGCAATCCGCTGCTCGTGTGGCACCGGCAGACCGGCTACATGGTCGCCATGCTGTCGGGCGGCGCGCTGAACGCCCTGCTGAACATCTGGTGGATCCCCCGCTACGGCATCGAGGGCGCGGCGATGGCAACCTTCACCGCGGAACTGGCCGCCACCGTCGCCATCGCCTGGATCCATCGTCGGGCGGTCGGCGAACTGTATGCCGGTATCGCCGCGCGGGCGATGCTGTGCGCCGGTGCCGCCATTGCGACGGCCTTCGCCCTGGCCCATGTCGGCGCTCCGTTCTTCGACCGCATGCCGGCGCTGGTGCATTTCGCCGCCGGCAGCGCGGCAATGGTCGCGGTCTATGCGCTGGTGTCGGTCCTGACCGGTCTGGTGCGCCCGAAGAGGCTGCGCCGGCTGACCAGCGCCACGGCATGA
- a CDS encoding nucleotide sugar dehydrogenase encodes MLPKTFSDRNVCVLGLGYVGLTLAVAMADAGFQVHGVEVRQDVLDKLGQGNPHFHEPGLTEKLRHVIARGRFTFSRNQQDCSKASVFIITVGTPLGKDGRVRTDMIEAATRQVASCLHDGDLVILRSTVKLGTTRNIVAPILRATGKQFDIAFCPERTLEGQALLELNQLPQIIGAESLDVATRAAQIFGILTPTTVKVSTLETAELIKLVDNTYRDVTFAFSNEIAKLCNAMEISAVEVARAGKLGYPRTNLPLPGPVGGPCLEKDPHILIEAAREVGVEMAITAAGRLVNESQPVEVADFLGKLANSMQGFPQVPTISLMGLAFKGRPATDDLRGTMAKPVLEELRQRFPTARLRGFDAVVRPDDIRSFGLEPAANMAEAVSGANLAVILNNHPVFTSMPLPDLAQRMDRPGVIYDFWNNFNSRDVDLPDGTAYVALGSHGAARYAHVA; translated from the coding sequence ATGCTTCCCAAGACTTTTTCCGATCGTAACGTCTGCGTCCTCGGGCTCGGCTATGTCGGCCTGACGCTGGCGGTGGCGATGGCGGACGCCGGCTTCCAGGTGCATGGAGTCGAGGTGCGGCAGGACGTGCTCGACAAGCTCGGCCAGGGCAACCCGCATTTCCACGAGCCGGGCCTGACGGAGAAGCTGCGCCACGTCATCGCACGCGGCCGCTTCACCTTCAGCCGCAACCAGCAGGATTGCAGCAAGGCCAGCGTCTTCATCATCACGGTCGGTACGCCGCTCGGCAAGGACGGCCGGGTCCGCACCGACATGATCGAGGCGGCGACCCGTCAGGTCGCCAGCTGCCTGCATGACGGCGATCTGGTCATCCTGCGCTCCACCGTGAAGCTGGGCACCACCCGCAACATCGTGGCGCCGATCCTGCGCGCCACCGGCAAGCAGTTCGACATCGCCTTCTGCCCGGAACGCACGCTGGAAGGGCAGGCGCTGCTGGAGCTGAACCAGCTGCCGCAGATCATCGGGGCGGAGAGCCTGGACGTCGCCACCCGCGCGGCGCAGATCTTCGGCATCCTGACGCCGACCACCGTCAAGGTCTCCACCCTGGAGACGGCGGAGCTGATCAAGCTGGTCGACAACACCTACCGCGACGTCACCTTCGCCTTCTCCAACGAGATCGCCAAGCTGTGCAACGCCATGGAGATCTCGGCGGTCGAGGTGGCGCGCGCCGGCAAGCTGGGCTATCCGCGCACCAACCTGCCGCTGCCCGGCCCGGTCGGCGGTCCCTGCCTGGAGAAGGACCCCCACATCCTGATCGAGGCGGCGCGCGAGGTCGGTGTCGAGATGGCGATCACCGCCGCCGGCCGTCTGGTCAACGAAAGCCAGCCGGTCGAGGTCGCCGATTTCCTCGGCAAGCTCGCCAATTCGATGCAGGGCTTCCCGCAGGTGCCGACCATCAGCCTGATGGGCCTCGCCTTCAAGGGCCGTCCGGCGACCGACGATCTGCGCGGCACCATGGCCAAGCCGGTGCTGGAGGAGCTGCGCCAGCGCTTCCCCACCGCCCGCCTGCGCGGCTTCGACGCGGTGGTGCGGCCCGACGACATCCGCTCCTTCGGGCTGGAGCCGGCGGCCAACATGGCCGAGGCGGTGTCCGGCGCCAATCTGGCGGTGATCCTGAACAACCACCCGGTCTTCACCTCGATGCCGCTGCCGGATCTGGCCCAGCGGATGGACCGTCCGGGCGTGATCTACGACTTCTGGAACAACTTCAACAGCCGCGATGTCGATCTGCCGGACGGCACCGCCTACGTGGCGCTCGGCAGCCATGGCGCAGCCCGCTACGCGCATGTGGCCTGA
- a CDS encoding NAD-dependent epimerase/dehydratase family protein yields the protein MKHYLVTGGSGFIGAALVQRLVRDGHRVRVLDDNSRGHTGRLAGVLDDVEFVQGDIRDADAVRGAVRGVDGVLHLAAVNGTRHFYEKPEVVLDVGVRGILNVLDACRADGVGDLVVASSSEAYQTPPMVPTPEDVPLVVPDVLNARYSYGGSKLISELLAVNWGRSGFDRVAIFRPHNVYGADMGWEHVVPEFSRRAVEAIAGHPNGPVPFQIQGDGRQTRAFVHIDDAIDGIVTVVDKGEHLGIYHVGNPEEVTIADLARQTVACLGREAQVMPGPAAPGGTDRRSPDIARLTALGFTPRIPLSAGLPGVVEWYAERARADLGRIGQAAE from the coding sequence ATGAAACATTATCTCGTCACCGGCGGCAGCGGCTTCATCGGCGCCGCCCTGGTCCAGCGTCTGGTCCGTGACGGCCATCGCGTCCGCGTGCTGGACGACAACTCGCGCGGGCATACCGGGCGGCTGGCCGGCGTGCTGGACGACGTGGAGTTCGTCCAGGGCGACATCCGCGACGCCGACGCCGTGCGCGGGGCGGTGCGGGGGGTCGACGGCGTGCTGCATCTGGCCGCCGTCAACGGCACCAGGCATTTCTACGAGAAGCCGGAGGTGGTGCTGGACGTCGGCGTGCGCGGCATCCTGAACGTGCTGGACGCCTGCCGCGCCGACGGCGTGGGGGATCTGGTCGTCGCCTCCTCCTCGGAGGCCTACCAGACCCCGCCGATGGTGCCGACGCCGGAGGATGTGCCGCTGGTGGTGCCGGACGTGCTGAACGCCCGCTACAGCTATGGCGGCTCCAAGCTGATCTCGGAACTGCTGGCGGTCAATTGGGGCCGCAGCGGCTTCGACCGCGTGGCGATCTTCCGTCCGCACAACGTCTATGGCGCCGACATGGGCTGGGAGCATGTGGTGCCGGAATTCTCCCGCCGCGCGGTGGAGGCCATCGCCGGCCATCCGAACGGGCCGGTGCCCTTCCAGATCCAGGGCGACGGCCGCCAGACCCGCGCCTTCGTCCACATCGACGACGCCATCGACGGCATCGTGACGGTGGTCGACAAGGGCGAGCATCTCGGCATCTACCATGTCGGCAACCCGGAGGAGGTCACCATCGCCGACCTCGCCCGCCAGACGGTCGCCTGCCTCGGCCGCGAGGCCCAGGTGATGCCCGGTCCTGCGGCTCCCGGCGGCACCGACCGCCGCAGCCCCGACATCGCCAGGCTGACCGCACTGGGCTTCACCCCGCGCATCCCGCTCTCCGCCGGCCTGCCGGGCGTGGTGGAGTGGTATGCCGAGCGCGCACGGGCGGATCTGGGGCGCATAGGGCAGGCGGCGGAGTAG
- a CDS encoding GDP-L-fucose synthase family protein encodes MDRNSRIFVAGHRGLVGSAILRRLTEAGHTDLVIRDRSQLDLTDQAAVRAFFDREGIEHVILAAAKVGGILANDRFGGDFIRDNLLIQSNVIDAAWRAGVKKLLFLGSSCLYPKHAEQPIKEEALLSGPMEPSNKPYAVAKIAGITMCQAYRRQYGFNAICAMPSNLYGPGDHFDPETSHALPGMIRRFHDAKLAGDQTVTLWGTGTPRREFLYVDDMADACLHLMDRYESEEIINVGPGDDIAIADLAALIRDTVGYTGTLTHDLSKPDGHPRKLMDVSRLFATGWRPKVSLQEGLRRTYDWFLENAAPNRRQASKQAAE; translated from the coding sequence ATGGACCGCAACAGCCGTATCTTCGTCGCCGGCCACCGGGGACTCGTCGGGTCCGCCATTCTGCGGCGGCTGACCGAGGCCGGGCACACCGACCTCGTGATCCGCGACCGGTCGCAGCTCGACCTGACCGACCAGGCGGCGGTGCGCGCCTTCTTCGACCGCGAGGGGATCGAGCATGTGATCCTGGCCGCGGCGAAGGTGGGCGGCATCCTCGCCAACGACCGCTTCGGCGGCGACTTCATCCGCGACAACCTGCTGATCCAGTCCAACGTCATCGACGCCGCATGGCGCGCCGGCGTGAAGAAGCTCCTCTTCCTCGGCTCCTCCTGCCTCTACCCGAAGCATGCGGAACAGCCGATCAAGGAGGAGGCGCTGCTGTCCGGCCCGATGGAGCCGAGCAACAAGCCCTACGCCGTCGCCAAGATCGCCGGCATCACCATGTGCCAGGCCTACCGGCGCCAGTACGGTTTCAACGCCATCTGCGCCATGCCGTCCAACCTTTACGGCCCCGGCGACCATTTCGATCCCGAAACCTCCCACGCGCTGCCCGGCATGATCCGCCGCTTCCATGACGCCAAGCTGGCCGGCGACCAGACCGTCACGCTGTGGGGCACCGGCACGCCTCGGCGCGAGTTCCTCTATGTCGACGACATGGCGGATGCCTGCCTGCATCTGATGGACCGGTACGAGAGCGAGGAGATCATCAATGTCGGCCCCGGCGACGACATCGCCATCGCCGATCTCGCAGCATTGATCCGCGACACCGTCGGCTACACCGGCACGCTGACCCACGATCTGAGCAAGCCCGACGGCCACCCGCGCAAGCTGATGGACGTGTCGCGCCTGTTCGCCACCGGCTGGCGCCCCAAGGTGTCGCTGCAGGAGGGGCTGCGCCGCACCTACGACTGGTTCCTGGAGAACGCCGCTCCGAACCGTCGCCAAGCTTCCAAGCAGGCTGCGGAGTAA
- a CDS encoding glycosyltransferase family 4 protein → MPDDSIHLREPVTDRPASKASPSSLSLSDVPVPEELLLVAQSYWPEPAGSAPMMTDLATAFAAAGAETTVLTARPNYPGNTVYDGYADGSQDSRTVDGVLIERLPTIPPAGGGMKARLIHEGVLHAGFAAALARGRVGRHHAVLSLCPSILSVAVADRLTTPGGRHVAIVHDIQSGLAGALGMGGKAAVRAIRAMERTALNRADAIVVLSEPMRGVLEELGVTKPIHVIPPHVDADAVHPLPRPDQPPTALYSGAFARKQGLEQVLDMAGHLAELMPQARIKMRGQGGLEEELKSRARTMGLGNVIFQPLAPKDQLNEAMAEGDVHLVPQRPEGAAFAMPGKAVTILAAGRPFVSTCLPGSALATLEAQVGAFLCTPPEEPRAMAEAVAALLSDPARATAMGRRGRAWVEANATRAVALDRYARLLLGEAA, encoded by the coding sequence ATGCCGGACGATTCCATCCATCTGCGGGAGCCGGTCACCGACCGGCCAGCCTCCAAGGCCTCTCCCAGCTCGCTTTCCCTGTCGGACGTGCCCGTGCCGGAGGAGCTGCTGCTGGTGGCGCAGAGCTATTGGCCGGAGCCGGCCGGCAGCGCGCCGATGATGACCGACCTCGCGACCGCCTTCGCGGCGGCCGGGGCGGAGACGACCGTGCTGACCGCGCGGCCCAACTATCCCGGCAACACGGTCTATGACGGCTATGCCGACGGGTCGCAGGACAGCAGGACGGTGGACGGGGTGCTGATCGAGCGCCTGCCCACCATCCCGCCGGCCGGCGGCGGCATGAAGGCCCGCCTGATCCACGAGGGCGTGCTGCATGCCGGCTTCGCCGCCGCACTCGCCCGCGGCCGGGTCGGGCGGCACCACGCGGTGCTGTCGCTCTGCCCGTCGATCCTGTCGGTGGCCGTCGCCGACCGCCTGACCACGCCGGGCGGCCGCCATGTCGCCATCGTCCACGACATCCAGTCCGGCCTTGCCGGCGCGCTCGGCATGGGCGGCAAGGCGGCGGTCAGGGCGATCCGCGCCATGGAGCGCACGGCGCTGAACCGCGCCGATGCCATCGTCGTCCTGTCGGAGCCGATGCGCGGCGTGCTGGAGGAGCTGGGCGTCACCAAGCCGATCCATGTGATCCCGCCCCATGTCGATGCCGACGCCGTCCACCCGCTGCCGCGCCCCGACCAGCCGCCGACGGCGCTCTACAGCGGCGCCTTCGCCCGCAAGCAGGGGCTGGAGCAGGTGCTGGACATGGCCGGCCATCTCGCGGAGCTGATGCCGCAGGCCCGCATCAAGATGCGCGGGCAGGGTGGCCTTGAGGAGGAGCTCAAGTCGCGCGCCCGCACCATGGGGCTCGGCAACGTGATCTTCCAGCCGCTGGCGCCCAAGGACCAGCTCAACGAGGCGATGGCGGAGGGCGACGTCCATCTCGTGCCCCAGCGGCCCGAGGGCGCGGCCTTCGCCATGCCCGGCAAGGCGGTGACCATCCTCGCCGCCGGCCGGCCCTTCGTCAGCACCTGCCTGCCGGGGTCGGCGCTTGCCACGCTGGAGGCGCAGGTCGGCGCCTTCCTGTGCACCCCGCCGGAGGAGCCGCGCGCGATGGCGGAGGCGGTGGCGGCGCTGCTGTCCGACCCTGCCCGCGCCACCGCGATGGGACGCCGCGGCCGTGCCTGGGTGGAGGCCAATGCCACCCGCGCGGTGGCGCTCGACCGCTACGCCCGCCTTCTGTTGGGAGAGGCAGCATGA
- a CDS encoding glycosyltransferase family 4 protein: protein MKKPVLVFSWEMFGPYHMDRLEAVGHRLGHVYDVVGLEVGSKSHTYAWDSTGTGQNFRKITLFPGQSKADLSKAAVYRALLRECRRADARFVFLCHYEDPDVFALALTMRLMGRKVINMNASKYDDKPRILWREMVKSVFYSPYQAGIGGSHRTVDYFRLLGLPKDRLYIGYDTLSLDRIRRLSGMEPAPGGVPFADRHFTIIARFVPKKNLFRAVEAYDIYRRLAGPAARPLHLCGSGPLEPDLRAEVTRRGLDGSIVFRGFLQEKGIAETLGSTLCLLLPSLEEQFGLVVNEALAMGVPTILSDQCGARDVLIRSGLNGHIVEPDNPEGLARYMLSVAGDEEEWRRLSLNGRPFQALADASFFARSVEKAVVALGGPKAERSADRDYVSDYSADPEGGQHGRSAGAALTGS, encoded by the coding sequence ATGAAGAAGCCCGTGCTGGTCTTCAGTTGGGAGATGTTCGGCCCCTACCACATGGACCGGCTGGAGGCCGTCGGCCACCGGCTGGGCCATGTCTATGACGTGGTCGGGCTGGAGGTCGGGTCGAAATCGCATACCTACGCCTGGGATTCGACCGGAACCGGGCAGAATTTCCGCAAGATCACCCTGTTCCCCGGCCAATCGAAGGCCGACCTGTCGAAGGCCGCGGTCTACCGCGCCCTGCTGCGCGAATGCCGGCGCGCCGACGCGCGTTTCGTCTTCCTGTGCCATTACGAGGATCCGGACGTCTTCGCGCTTGCCCTGACCATGCGGTTGATGGGGCGCAAGGTCATCAACATGAACGCGTCCAAGTATGACGACAAGCCGCGCATCCTGTGGCGGGAGATGGTCAAGAGCGTCTTCTACTCCCCCTATCAGGCGGGGATCGGCGGAAGCCACCGCACGGTGGATTACTTCCGTCTGCTGGGACTTCCGAAGGACCGGCTCTACATCGGGTACGACACGCTGTCGTTGGACCGCATCCGCCGACTGTCCGGGATGGAGCCGGCCCCTGGCGGAGTACCCTTCGCCGACCGCCACTTCACCATCATCGCGCGCTTCGTCCCGAAGAAGAACTTGTTCCGGGCGGTCGAAGCCTACGACATTTACCGGCGGCTGGCCGGTCCCGCCGCCCGACCGCTCCACCTCTGCGGATCCGGTCCGCTGGAGCCGGACCTGCGGGCCGAGGTGACGCGGCGCGGGCTGGACGGATCGATCGTCTTCCGCGGTTTCCTGCAGGAGAAGGGGATCGCGGAAACGCTGGGGTCCACGCTGTGCCTGCTGCTGCCGTCCTTGGAGGAGCAGTTCGGCCTGGTGGTGAACGAGGCATTGGCCATGGGGGTTCCGACCATCCTGTCCGACCAGTGCGGCGCCCGCGACGTGCTGATCCGCAGCGGGCTGAACGGCCACATCGTGGAGCCGGACAACCCCGAGGGGCTGGCGCGCTACATGCTGTCGGTCGCGGGAGACGAGGAGGAATGGCGCCGCCTGAGCCTGAACGGGCGGCCCTTCCAGGCCTTGGCCGATGCCAGCTTCTTCGCCCGGTCGGTGGAGAAGGCCGTGGTGGCGCTGGGCGGCCCGAAGGCGGAGCGCAGCGCGGACAGGGACTATGTGTCCGACTATTCCGCCGACCCGGAGGGTGGCCAGCATGGCCGGTCCGCCGGAGCGGCCCTGACCGGGAGTTGA
- a CDS encoding glycosyltransferase family 4 protein, producing MERNARTHVVVSGRLPPPVDGMSRVTALVLERLQDRMRGRSRVEVADLSPGWNGGGALYHLRKMTRVFGAMGRLTAGVGKADRRFYMPVDSGWGALYTAALAGTARLFGYERVLHHHSFATISKPTWRMRLLTRVAGTDCTHVLLCPAMQLRFQSIYPAARSCMTMSNAIFSTPDAAPRPRRDGPLRIGHLSNLCSEKGLDTLFALLRALQLDGVDAKLVLAGPGLKPKDNAMIAAGLMAFDGAVEYHGPVHGEAKDAFYRDIDVFVFPTRYRNEAQPLVLFEAMAAGVPVLAYERGCIGSDIPADGLVPQNADFVKAALPILAAWADDREALAAASAQTLTRARVAYETSRIGLDLLLDRIAGPHPATAAAAVPAKRRVAG from the coding sequence ATGGAACGGAACGCGCGCACCCATGTGGTCGTCTCCGGGCGCCTGCCGCCGCCGGTGGATGGGATGAGCCGGGTGACGGCCCTGGTGCTGGAGCGTCTGCAGGACCGCATGCGGGGGCGCAGCCGCGTGGAGGTCGCCGACCTGTCGCCCGGTTGGAACGGCGGCGGCGCCCTCTATCATCTCCGCAAGATGACGCGGGTGTTCGGCGCCATGGGCCGGCTCACCGCCGGAGTGGGGAAGGCCGACCGGCGCTTCTACATGCCGGTCGATTCCGGCTGGGGGGCGCTCTATACCGCCGCGCTCGCCGGCACCGCGCGCCTGTTCGGCTATGAGCGTGTGCTGCACCATCATTCCTTCGCCACCATCAGCAAACCGACATGGCGGATGCGGCTGCTGACCAGGGTCGCCGGGACGGACTGCACCCATGTGCTGCTGTGCCCGGCGATGCAGCTGCGCTTCCAGTCGATCTATCCGGCGGCGCGCAGCTGCATGACCATGTCCAACGCCATCTTCTCCACCCCCGACGCCGCCCCGCGTCCGCGGCGCGACGGTCCCCTCCGCATCGGCCATCTGTCGAACCTGTGCAGCGAGAAGGGGCTGGACACGCTGTTCGCGCTGCTGCGCGCCCTGCAACTGGACGGGGTGGACGCGAAGCTGGTGCTGGCCGGTCCGGGGCTGAAGCCGAAGGACAATGCGATGATCGCCGCCGGGCTGATGGCCTTCGACGGGGCGGTCGAGTATCACGGCCCGGTCCATGGCGAGGCCAAGGATGCCTTCTACCGCGACATCGATGTCTTCGTCTTCCCGACCCGCTACCGGAACGAGGCTCAGCCGCTGGTCCTGTTCGAGGCGATGGCGGCCGGTGTGCCGGTGCTGGCCTATGAGCGCGGCTGCATCGGCTCCGACATCCCGGCCGACGGGCTGGTGCCGCAGAATGCCGATTTCGTGAAGGCGGCGCTGCCGATCCTGGCGGCCTGGGCCGACGACCGCGAGGCGCTCGCCGCCGCGTCCGCCCAGACGCTGACCCGCGCGCGGGTCGCCTACGAGACCAGCCGCATCGGCCTGGACCTGCTGCTGGACCGCATCGCCGGACCGCATCCCGCGACCGCCGCCGCTGCCGTGCCGGCCAAGCGCCGCGTGGCGGGGTAG
- a CDS encoding Lrp/AsnC family transcriptional regulator, translating into MPAALSEIDVKILIALQEDSRLTVQELADRVGTSPSSCWRRLKSLEETGVIRRYTALVDPKAASVGECVFAHVTLDRHSAETAAIFIDTVRKRPEVLECYAVSGDADYLLRVAVRAIADYNRFLEEFVFQLPFQVRIRSNFALKEIKFETALPLGGGA; encoded by the coding sequence TCGGAAATCGACGTCAAAATCCTGATCGCCCTGCAGGAGGACTCGCGCCTGACGGTGCAGGAACTGGCCGACCGGGTCGGCACCTCGCCGTCATCCTGCTGGCGCCGTCTGAAGTCGCTGGAGGAAACCGGGGTGATCCGCCGCTACACGGCGCTGGTCGATCCCAAGGCGGCGTCGGTCGGCGAATGCGTCTTCGCCCATGTCACTCTGGACCGCCATTCCGCGGAGACCGCCGCCATCTTCATCGACACGGTGCGCAAAAGGCCGGAGGTTCTGGAATGCTATGCGGTGTCGGGCGACGCCGACTATCTGCTGCGGGTCGCGGTGCGGGCCATCGCCGACTACAACCGTTTTCTGGAGGAGTTCGTCTTTCAGCTGCCCTTCCAGGTCCGCATCCGCTCCAACTTCGCCCTGAAGGAAATCAAGTTCGAGACGGCGCTGCCGCTGGGGGGCGGGGCGTAG